One Salvia miltiorrhiza cultivar Shanhuang (shh) unplaced genomic scaffold, IMPLAD_Smil_shh original_scaffold_386, whole genome shotgun sequence genomic window carries:
- the LOC131004350 gene encoding WAT1-related protein At5g47470-like isoform X3 — MQIREANKEGERRSFNVSASRKEKEKEKGKEKDKEKEKEKEKMMGMKSNKREVMEEIAVVMGLISVQFLYAGNAILLSTILKTGLQPSSLIICSTFATFLVLSPLAILFERSQWPSRITYKLVIQLLLLSFGGVTVFQSLFMKGVHLTSPAVATAMPNLAPGLIFFIACAFRLERMDIACKYSRAKIAGTMLCVLGAVVMSLMQSAPDERMRNVGGVKAPTEFDSQTILGCMYLIAAVFVLSSQVVLQAITLKEFSASISLCAITSLLGSMITAIVEIVEDQNYWDYPHWPASTLQDLLGYSLVAGGISGMCVSFNAWAMKKRGPVVVSIFNPLGTVISAAISISLGDSIAAGR, encoded by the exons ATGCAGATCAGAGAGGCAAATAAAGAGGGAGAAAGAAGGAGCTTTAATGTTTCTGCATccagaaaggaaaaagaaaaagaaaaaggaaaagaaaaagataaagaaaaagaaaaggaaaaggaaaaaatgatgGGAATGAAGTCAAATAAAAGGGAAGTGATGGAAGAAATTGCTGTGGTTATGGGATTAATTTCTGTGCAATTCTTGTACGCGGGAAACGCAATTTTGCTGAGCACTATATTGAAAACTGGACTCCAACCTTCTTCTCTAATAATCTGTTCCACTTTTGCCACTTTTCTTGTGCTCTCTCCTCTCGCAATCCTCTTTGAAAG GAGTCAATGGCCTTCAAGGATCACTTACAAGCTTGTTATACAATTGCTTTTACTTTCCTTTGGAGG GGTGACAGTGTTTCAATCTTTGTTCATGAAAGGAGTCCACCTGACCTCACCAGCAGTAGCAACAGCAATGCCAAATCTGGCACCAGGGCTCATCTTCTTCATCGCCTGCGCCTTCAG gTTAGAGAGGATGGATATAGCATGCAAGTACAGCAGAGCGAAGATAGCGGGGACGATGCTGTGCGTGTTGGGAGCAGTGGTGATGAGCCTAATGCAGAGCGCCCCCGACGAGCGCATGCGCAACGTCGGCGGCGTCAAAGCCCCCACGGAGTTCGACTCACAGACAATCCTAGGTTGCATGTATCTCATTGCTGCTGTTTTTGTTCTGTCCAGCCAAGTTGTGCTGCAGGCTATAACATTGAAGGAATTTTCTGCATCGATATCGCTGTGTGCGATAACTTCGTTGCTGGGTTCCATGATTACAGCAATAGTGGAGATTGTTGAAGATCAAAATTATTGGGACTACCCTCATTGGCCTGCATCAACTCTTCAAGATTTGCTTGGCTACTCCCTTGTG GCAGGCGGGATTAGCGGAATGTGTGTAAGCTTCAATGCATGGGCAATGAAGAAAAGAGGTCCAGTTGTGGTCTCCATTTTCAACCCTCTTGGAACTGTCATTTCTGCTGCCATCTCTATCTCCTTGGGCGATTCCATTGCTGCTGGAAG ataa
- the LOC131004350 gene encoding WAT1-related protein At5g47470-like isoform X2, producing MQIREANKEGERRSFNVSASRKEKEKEKGKEKDKEKEKEKEKMMGMKSNKREVMEEIAVVMGLISVQFLYAGNAILLSTILKTGLQPSSLIICSTFATFLVLSPLAILFERSQWPSRITYKLVIQLLLLSFGGVTVFQSLFMKGVHLTSPAVATAMPNLAPGLIFFIACAFRLERMDIACKYSRAKIAGTMLCVLGAVVMSLMQSAPDERMRNVGGVKAPTEFDSQTILGCMYLIAAVFVLSSQVVLQAITLKEFSASISLCAITSLLGSMITAIVEIVEDQNYWDYPHWPASTLQDLLGYSLVAGGISGMCVSFNAWAMKKRGPVVVSIFNPLGTVISAAISISLGDSIAAGRYVGDVHWSVFGALG from the exons ATGCAGATCAGAGAGGCAAATAAAGAGGGAGAAAGAAGGAGCTTTAATGTTTCTGCATccagaaaggaaaaagaaaaagaaaaaggaaaagaaaaagataaagaaaaagaaaaggaaaaggaaaaaatgatgGGAATGAAGTCAAATAAAAGGGAAGTGATGGAAGAAATTGCTGTGGTTATGGGATTAATTTCTGTGCAATTCTTGTACGCGGGAAACGCAATTTTGCTGAGCACTATATTGAAAACTGGACTCCAACCTTCTTCTCTAATAATCTGTTCCACTTTTGCCACTTTTCTTGTGCTCTCTCCTCTCGCAATCCTCTTTGAAAG GAGTCAATGGCCTTCAAGGATCACTTACAAGCTTGTTATACAATTGCTTTTACTTTCCTTTGGAGG GGTGACAGTGTTTCAATCTTTGTTCATGAAAGGAGTCCACCTGACCTCACCAGCAGTAGCAACAGCAATGCCAAATCTGGCACCAGGGCTCATCTTCTTCATCGCCTGCGCCTTCAG gTTAGAGAGGATGGATATAGCATGCAAGTACAGCAGAGCGAAGATAGCGGGGACGATGCTGTGCGTGTTGGGAGCAGTGGTGATGAGCCTAATGCAGAGCGCCCCCGACGAGCGCATGCGCAACGTCGGCGGCGTCAAAGCCCCCACGGAGTTCGACTCACAGACAATCCTAGGTTGCATGTATCTCATTGCTGCTGTTTTTGTTCTGTCCAGCCAAGTTGTGCTGCAGGCTATAACATTGAAGGAATTTTCTGCATCGATATCGCTGTGTGCGATAACTTCGTTGCTGGGTTCCATGATTACAGCAATAGTGGAGATTGTTGAAGATCAAAATTATTGGGACTACCCTCATTGGCCTGCATCAACTCTTCAAGATTTGCTTGGCTACTCCCTTGTG GCAGGCGGGATTAGCGGAATGTGTGTAAGCTTCAATGCATGGGCAATGAAGAAAAGAGGTCCAGTTGTGGTCTCCATTTTCAACCCTCTTGGAACTGTCATTTCTGCTGCCATCTCTATCTCCTTGGGCGATTCCATTGCTGCTGGAAG GTATGTTGGTGATGTTCACTGGTCTGTATTTGGTGCTTTGGGCTAA
- the LOC131004374 gene encoding uncharacterized protein LOC131004374 — MSVEMMENEHLQHDKQELRQYRGLGFGGQMRIATNHDHNAGDHQGMRIKPHDHQSNNNKHSYFLRAKTPRFLGFHHVGEDDGEFKKPSPINREGIEREKSSSSFLPSPRSKTDTPLIHEHPSLSEEEDLANCLVMLSKKSSSHGDEREESNSKGKEVVEKGTFQCKACKKVFNSHQALGGHRASHKKVKGCFASKIDGLNDDESLDDIQEPSMQEDQEPHPPPPEPDTALRPVPSARKRTKMHECSVCRRVFSSGQALGGHKRCHWLTTSTDNAFIPNFHDFQYDHRSQQLCKKPPLFTTAKPHHLLDHEHEHEHDHDQQLDLNLNLPPAPQHDRKRDNGGDDNDNDNDGVHDGDRTSKCEASTRLCLQQWTDQNQLPKPGDGPIDRGGEEACEMKLRKLSDLRDVNLDGGWLQMGIPSTSEMR; from the coding sequence ATGAGTGTGGAGATGATGGAGAATGAGCATCTTCAACATGATAAGCAAGAATTGAGGCAGTATAGAGGCTTAGGGTTTGGGGGCCAAATGAGGATCGCAACCAACCACGATCATAATGCAGGTGATCATCAAGGGATGAGGATAAAGCCTCATGATCATCAGTCCAACAATAACAAGCATTCCTACTTTCTTCGTGCTAAGACGCCTCGATTTCTAGGGTTTCATCACGTGGGCGAGGATGACGGTGAGTTCAAGAAGCCATCGCCGATTAATAGAGAAggtattgagagagagaaaagctCCTCCTCCTTCTTGCCATCTCCTCGCTCCAAAACCGACACGCCATTGATCCACGAGCacccgagcttaagcgaagagGAAGACCTAGCTAATTGCCTCGTCATGCTCTCGAAGAAATCATCATCCCACGGTGATGAGAGAGAGGAGAGTAATTCCAAGGGGAAAGAAGTGGTAGAGAAGGGCACCTTCCAATGCAAAGCTTGTAAAAAAGTGTTCAATTCCCACCAAGCATTAGGGGGCCATAGGGCAAGCCACAAGAAAGTTAAGGGCTGCTTCGCGTCCAAGATCGACGGCCTCAACGACGACGAAAGCCTCGACGATATTCAGGAGCCGTCGATGCAAGAGGATCAAGAGCCCCACCCGCCCCCACCCGAGCCCGACACCGCCCTCCGCCCCGTGCCCTCCGCCAGGAAGAGGACCAAGATGCACGAGTGCTCCGTCTGCCGCCGCGTCTTCTCCTCCGGCCAAGCCCTAGGCGGCCACAAGAGGTGCCATTGGCTCACAACCTCCACGGACAACGCCTTCATCCCGAATTTCCACGATTTCCAATACGATCACCGGAGCCAACAGCTCTGCAAGAAACCACCCCTCTTCACTACTGCAAAGCCCCATCATCTTCTTGATCATGAGCATGAGCATGAGCATGATCATGATCAACAGCTCGATCTCAATCTCAACCTCCCTCCCGCGCCACAGCATGATCGGAAACGCGATAATGGTGGCGACGACAATGACAACGACAACGATGGCGTTCATGATGGTGATAGAACTAGTAAATGTGAGGCATCGACAAGATTGTGCTTGCAGCAGTGGACCGATCAAAACCAACTGCCGAAACCCGGTGACGGCCCGATCGACCGGGGCGGCGAAGAGGCGTGTGAGATGAAGCTAAGAAAGCTGAGCGATCTAAGGGATGTGAACTTGGATGGAGGGTGGTTGCAGATGGGGATTCCTTCAACCAGTGAGATGAGGTGA
- the LOC131004359 gene encoding uncharacterized protein LOC131004359 → MQEAARKDIERAFGVLQARWAIVKGPSRLWSKEAMSDIMFTCIILHNMIIEDEGEQATQWEEDVDEASSSAASQPRDFRAFVARQASMRDAEMHARLTLDLK, encoded by the coding sequence ATGCAGGAAGCGGCTCGCAAGGATATTGAACGAGCCTTCGGCgtccttcaagctcgttgggcaATCGTCAAAGGCCCATCGCGTCTTTGGAGCAAGGAGGCGATGAGCGACATCATGTTCACgtgcatcattttgcacaacatgatcatcgaAGACGAAGGCGAGCAAGCAACGCAGTGGGAAGAAGACGTCGACGAAGCGTCGAGTAGCGCCGCATCTCAACCTCGTGATTTTCGTGCATTTGTTGCTCGACAAGCATCCATGCGAGACGCGGAGATGCATGCTCGCCTCACTTTGGACTTGAAATag
- the LOC131004350 gene encoding WAT1-related protein At5g47470-like isoform X1, translated as MQIREANKEGERRSFNVSASRKEKEKEKGKEKDKEKEKEKEKMMGMKSNKREVMEEIAVVMGLISVQFLYAGNAILLSTILKTGLQPSSLIICSTFATFLVLSPLAILFERSQWPSRITYKLVIQLLLLSFGGVTVFQSLFMKGVHLTSPAVATAMPNLAPGLIFFIACAFRLERMDIACKYSRAKIAGTMLCVLGAVVMSLMQSAPDERMRNVGGVKAPTEFDSQTILGCMYLIAAVFVLSSQVVLQAITLKEFSASISLCAITSLLGSMITAIVEIVEDQNYWDYPHWPASTLQDLLGYSLVAGGISGMCVSFNAWAMKKRGPVVVSIFNPLGTVISAAISISLGDSIAAGSLAGMLVMFTGLYLVLWAKRNEGKNAESPIVEDDSIQTVFDIEKPLLT; from the exons ATGCAGATCAGAGAGGCAAATAAAGAGGGAGAAAGAAGGAGCTTTAATGTTTCTGCATccagaaaggaaaaagaaaaagaaaaaggaaaagaaaaagataaagaaaaagaaaaggaaaaggaaaaaatgatgGGAATGAAGTCAAATAAAAGGGAAGTGATGGAAGAAATTGCTGTGGTTATGGGATTAATTTCTGTGCAATTCTTGTACGCGGGAAACGCAATTTTGCTGAGCACTATATTGAAAACTGGACTCCAACCTTCTTCTCTAATAATCTGTTCCACTTTTGCCACTTTTCTTGTGCTCTCTCCTCTCGCAATCCTCTTTGAAAG GAGTCAATGGCCTTCAAGGATCACTTACAAGCTTGTTATACAATTGCTTTTACTTTCCTTTGGAGG GGTGACAGTGTTTCAATCTTTGTTCATGAAAGGAGTCCACCTGACCTCACCAGCAGTAGCAACAGCAATGCCAAATCTGGCACCAGGGCTCATCTTCTTCATCGCCTGCGCCTTCAG gTTAGAGAGGATGGATATAGCATGCAAGTACAGCAGAGCGAAGATAGCGGGGACGATGCTGTGCGTGTTGGGAGCAGTGGTGATGAGCCTAATGCAGAGCGCCCCCGACGAGCGCATGCGCAACGTCGGCGGCGTCAAAGCCCCCACGGAGTTCGACTCACAGACAATCCTAGGTTGCATGTATCTCATTGCTGCTGTTTTTGTTCTGTCCAGCCAAGTTGTGCTGCAGGCTATAACATTGAAGGAATTTTCTGCATCGATATCGCTGTGTGCGATAACTTCGTTGCTGGGTTCCATGATTACAGCAATAGTGGAGATTGTTGAAGATCAAAATTATTGGGACTACCCTCATTGGCCTGCATCAACTCTTCAAGATTTGCTTGGCTACTCCCTTGTG GCAGGCGGGATTAGCGGAATGTGTGTAAGCTTCAATGCATGGGCAATGAAGAAAAGAGGTCCAGTTGTGGTCTCCATTTTCAACCCTCTTGGAACTGTCATTTCTGCTGCCATCTCTATCTCCTTGGGCGATTCCATTGCTGCTGGAAG CCTGGCAGGTATGTTGGTGATGTTCACTGGTCTGTATTTGGTGCTTTGGGCTAAAAGAAATGAAGGCAAAAATGCAGAGAGTCCGATTGTTGAGGACGACTCCATCCAAACCGTCTTTGATATTGAGAAGCCTCTTTTAACttaa